From Gimesia panareensis, the proteins below share one genomic window:
- the istB gene encoding IS21-like element helper ATPase IstB, with the protein MTRKQTKSLVLLQHHLKNLRLPTILRECEKIAARCATDNVDHLGFLLQLCELELIERERRAAERRLKAAKFPTYKTLETFDFQVQPGLNKLLVSELMRGEFIEQRENILLVGNSGTGKTHLAVALGIAACGQGKRVRFYQVTELITQLMEAREQRELTRLKKQLAKLDLLILDELGYVPASKLGSELLFDVISTAYERFSLIVTTNLPFENWTEVLGSERLTGATLDRLTHRCHILETTGESYRLQDAKRRHTKSSSKQPRLTK; encoded by the coding sequence GTGACCAGAAAACAAACCAAAAGCCTGGTGCTGCTGCAGCACCATCTCAAGAACCTGAGGCTGCCCACCATCCTCAGAGAATGCGAAAAGATCGCCGCCCGTTGTGCCACTGACAATGTCGACCATCTGGGATTCCTGTTACAGTTATGTGAACTGGAACTGATTGAACGGGAACGCCGGGCCGCGGAACGACGTCTGAAGGCCGCGAAGTTCCCGACGTATAAGACCCTGGAAACGTTCGATTTTCAGGTCCAGCCCGGCCTCAACAAACTGCTGGTCAGCGAACTGATGCGGGGTGAGTTTATCGAGCAGCGGGAGAATATCCTGCTGGTGGGCAATTCCGGCACCGGCAAGACGCACCTGGCAGTCGCCCTGGGGATTGCCGCCTGCGGCCAGGGAAAGCGGGTCCGCTTTTACCAGGTCACAGAACTGATTACCCAGTTAATGGAAGCCCGCGAACAGCGGGAGTTAACCCGCCTGAAAAAGCAGCTCGCGAAACTCGATCTGCTGATTCTGGATGAACTGGGATATGTCCCCGCAAGTAAACTCGGCTCCGAGTTGCTGTTCGACGTGATCAGCACGGCTTACGAACGTTTCAGCCTGATCGTAACGACCAATCTCCCCTTTGAAAACTGGACCGAGGTCCTGGGCAGCGAACGGCTGACGGGGGCCACACTCGACCGGCTCACCCATCGTTGCCATATCCTGGAAACCACTGGTGAAAGTTACCGGTTACAGGACGCCAAACGGCGGCACACAAAAAGCTCAAGCAAGCAACCGCGACTGACGAAATAA
- the istA gene encoding IS21 family transposase: protein MELWGEIRRRVLTGEISQRAARDEYGIHWDTLQKILTYSEPPGYRLTKPRPSKLEPFLPIIHEILQNDRSVHRKQRHTGKRIFERLRDEHGYSGGITIVREAIRDWKAQSREVFLPLRHPPGEAQVDFGFADVWLDGTLTKVALFVMTLPYSDAIFIQAFPRECTEAFLEGHKRAFEFLGGVPQRISYDNSKIAVASLVGNRERKVTTEFLRLKSHFLFDDHFCLVRRPNEKGHVERLLDYARSNFLVPVPRVASLETLNEQLVQCCRNDLQRQLRGQASPKQSLLAEEQREFLRPLPQQTFEACRLGQAHADSLSLVRFDTNSYSVPTKYAHRQITIVATITEVRLLFEETLIARHQRDWGREQTRFNPIHYLSLLERKPGGFDHARPLEDWDLPVCLGILRRRLEAELQSDGTREFIKVLRLLEHHPLSALKRAVEYALDIDATRASAIRLILEYQQESPLTLFSLEGRPHLKLVQVAQTDVSAYQSLLIGG, encoded by the coding sequence ATGGAGTTATGGGGTGAGATCCGTCGGCGTGTTCTGACCGGAGAAATCAGTCAACGTGCTGCTCGTGACGAGTACGGTATTCACTGGGACACGCTGCAAAAAATACTGACCTACTCGGAGCCGCCGGGATACCGGCTGACTAAGCCCCGGCCTTCCAAGCTGGAGCCGTTTCTGCCGATCATTCATGAGATTCTGCAGAACGACCGCAGCGTGCATCGCAAACAGCGCCATACGGGGAAGCGCATCTTCGAACGTCTGCGGGACGAACACGGGTATTCCGGTGGAATCACGATCGTCCGGGAAGCCATCCGTGACTGGAAAGCCCAGTCCCGCGAGGTTTTCCTGCCGCTCCGCCATCCCCCGGGCGAAGCCCAGGTGGACTTCGGCTTTGCCGATGTCTGGCTGGACGGAACACTGACCAAAGTCGCCCTGTTTGTGATGACGTTACCTTATTCGGACGCGATTTTTATCCAGGCCTTTCCCCGGGAATGTACGGAAGCCTTTCTGGAAGGACACAAGCGGGCCTTTGAATTTCTGGGCGGTGTACCGCAGCGGATCAGCTATGACAACTCGAAAATCGCAGTAGCCAGTCTGGTAGGGAACCGTGAGCGAAAAGTAACGACCGAGTTCCTGCGTCTGAAAAGCCACTTTCTGTTTGACGATCATTTCTGTCTGGTACGACGACCGAATGAGAAAGGCCATGTCGAGCGGTTGCTGGACTATGCCCGCAGCAACTTCCTGGTCCCCGTTCCCCGGGTTGCTTCCCTGGAGACTCTGAACGAGCAGTTAGTGCAATGCTGCCGGAACGATCTGCAGCGTCAGTTGCGGGGACAGGCTTCCCCCAAACAGAGCCTGCTGGCGGAAGAACAACGGGAATTCCTGCGGCCCCTGCCACAGCAGACGTTCGAAGCCTGCCGACTGGGACAGGCACACGCCGACTCCCTGTCGCTGGTCCGCTTTGATACCAACAGTTACTCGGTTCCCACAAAATACGCGCATCGTCAGATCACTATCGTGGCCACCATCACCGAAGTGCGGCTGTTGTTTGAAGAGACGTTAATCGCCCGGCACCAGCGGGACTGGGGACGGGAACAGACCCGTTTTAACCCGATTCATTACCTGAGTTTACTGGAACGGAAGCCGGGAGGCTTTGATCATGCCCGCCCCCTGGAAGACTGGGATCTGCCGGTCTGTCTGGGCATTCTCCGCCGTCGGCTGGAAGCCGAACTGCAGTCAGACGGCACGCGGGAGTTCATCAAGGTGCTGCGCCTGCTGGAACACCATCCGTTATCCGCACTGAAGCGTGCGGTGGAATACGCGCTGGACATTGATGCGACCCGCGCTTCTGCCATTCGCCTGATTCTGGAATACCAGCAGGAGTCACCGCTGACTCTGTTCAGCCTGGAAGGCCGTCCCCACCTGAAGCTGGTACAGGTGGCACAGACGGATGTTTCTGCTTACCAGTCCCTGTTAATCGGAGGTTAA